In Drosophila yakuba strain Tai18E2 chromosome 2R, Prin_Dyak_Tai18E2_2.1, whole genome shotgun sequence, a single genomic region encodes these proteins:
- the LOC6531634 gene encoding uncharacterized protein LOC6531634: MPSRWHFGISVILLAHWTAANPILSHPKVATEFIILHNNDMHARFDQTSVNSGTCPPEDAHTNKCYGGFARVAHEVRKYRKEAQEGGTSVLYLNAGDTYTGTAWFTIFKDKIASAFLNKLKPDAISLGNHEFDERVEGLIPFLNEVTFPVLACNLDLSKVPQLKATKHLAHSAILETNGTKIGVIGYLTPDTKKLTLNMDVEFNEEVESINVEAKKLKAQGIKIIIALGHSGYLKDLEIAKKCPEVDIVIGGHTNTFLYTGAQPDAEHIDGPYPTMVKQNSGKEVPVVQAYAYTKYLGKLHVQFDADGNLIEWDGSPILLNASVAQEQDLLDLLEVFRPNVTRLEKSVVGHTKVHLEGNKAVCRAEECNLGNLIADAFVFSRLLEEQGGDFWTDAAISITQGGGIRSSIEKRSDGAITDNDLLSVLPWRNKLYVVPMPGSYIRQALEHAAVLRGKDSDGGFLQVSGIHVVFNLNKPEGQRVVSVQVRCAACQVPTYSDLNDTATYNVVLGEFLLDGGDGHVFRHSAHQPQRLQNNDLEAVSQYLAQRDYVFPEIEGRIVFINSSSAPLMSSAVLLLISSLLLKIIFLVTMCAATPQWMVILPLVLFFLDGISGFKFTLLHTNDMHSWYDPISDKDERCKAGEDEGGFCYGGFGRVAAVVTAARNNGTDPVIYLNGGDSFQGTAWFSVYRGKMVAQMLNFLAPDAMTLGVHELDDGTDALAEFLNNITFPVVSSNINLIKEPKLAANNKLVTSAVITKGNRKIGIVGYIRPDTKERTQPSNVIFKQEVPAINTETKELKEQGIDIIIALGHSGYEKDKEIARRCPDVDVVVGGQSHTFLYSGKAPSKEIPVGPYPTIVMKPDGRKVPVVQAYAYTKYLGNLTLEFDNGGNLLSFKGSPILLDHRFQPSREVQDYLQLYRQVIDDMERHVVGTTSVYLNGDRKSCGYGECNFGNFIADSFVYARVVQTMADRRSWTDASIGLINAGAIRASINPGETGAITEADVVTVLPFSQELFYTRISGSQLMKALEHSAHMRSKHITSAHLQVSGLRLKFNHSLAKGERITEIRALCSECQIPHYEAVDTDRYYGVVVTSFLLNGGEGYSFIDPKRPEVENMTILDRMAVIQYLQEHKVVYPEREERQSLQQRYMANSGYNMYLKPLVILCFCTCVIDLSFKCLVFPRTDCVSMGHHYH; this comes from the exons ATGCCGTCACGCTGGCATTTCGGGATCTCCGTGATTCTCCTGGCCCATTGGACCGCGGCCAATCCAATTTTAAGCCATCCCAAAGTGGCCACCGAGTTTATCATCCTACATAATAATGATATGCATGCCCGATTCGATCAGACGAGCGTTAATAGTGGCACCTGCCCTCCGGAGGATGCACACACGAATAAATGCTATGGAGGATTCGCCCGGGTGGCCCACGA AGTTCGAAAGTATCGGAAGGAGGCGCAGGAGGGTGGTACTTCCGTTTTGTACCTCAATGCTGGTGATACCTACACTGGAACCGCTTGGTTTACTATTTTCAAGGACAAAATCGCCAGTGCTTTCCTCAACAAATTGAAACCCGATGCTATA TCCCTGGGCAATCATGAATTCGATGAGAGAGTAGAGGGTCTGATACCCTTTCTCAACGAGGTCACCTTTCCTGTACTGGCCTGTAATCTGGATCTGAGCAAGGTTCCCCAACTGAAGGCCACCAAGCACTTGGCTCACTCCGCCATCCTGGAGACCAATGGCACTAAGATCGGTGTCATTGGTTACTTGACCCCGGATACCAAAAAGCTTACGCTCAACATGGATGTGGAGTTTAACGAGGAGGTGGAGTCCATTAA TGTTGAGGCAAAGAAACTAAAGGCGCAGGGCATTAAAATCATTATCGCACTTGGCCACTCGGGTTATTTGAAGGATCTGGAGATAGCCAAGAAGTGTCCGGAGGTGGACATCGTCATTGGTGGCCATACAAACACGTTCCTCTACACCGGTGCCCAGCCGGATGCAGAGCACATAGATGGACCCTATCCCACGATGGTCAAGCAGAACAGTGGCAAAGAGGTGCCCGTGGTGCAGGCCTATGCGTATACCAAATATCTTGGAAAACTTCATGTGCAG TTTGATGCCGATGGCAACCTCATCGAGTGGGATGGCTCGCCTATCCTGCTCAATGCTTCAGTGGCTCAGGAGCAAGACCTTTTGGACCTGCTGGAGGTCTTCCGTCCGAATGTCACCAGGTTGGAGAAGTCGGTTGTTGGGCACACCAAGGTTCATCTGGAGGGTAACAAGGCGGTGTGTCGGGCTGAGGAGTGCAACCTGGGCAATCTGATAGCCGATGCCTTTGTGTTTAGTCggctgctggaggagcagggCGGTGATTTTTGGACAGATGCTGCCATTTCTATAACGCAGGGAGGAG GCATTCGTAGCTCCATCGAGAAGCGATCGGATGGTGCCATCACCGACAACGACCTCCTGTCCGTTCTGCCCTGGAGAAACAAGCTGTATGTGGTGCCCATGCCGGGTAGCTATATACGTCAAGCTTTGGAGCATGCAGCTGTGCTGAGGGGCAAGGACTCGGATGGTGGCTTCCTGCAGGTATCCGGCATCCATGTGGTATTCAATCTCAACAAACCCGAGGGTCAGCGAGTGGTTTCCGTGCAGGTTCGTTGCGCCGCCTGCCAAGTGCCCACCTATAGCGATCTGAACGATACTGCCACCTACAATGTCGTCCTGGGAGAGTTCCTACTGGACGGTGGCGATGGACATGTGTTTAGGCACTCGGCCCACCAGCCACAGCGCCTGCAAAATAACGATTTGGAGGCGGTATCCCAATATCTTGCGCAGAGGGATTATGTCTTTCCCGAGATTGAGGGTCGCATTGTTTTCATCAATTCATCCAGTGCACCTCTTATGAGCTCGGCCGTCCTGCTCCTCATCTCTTCCCTTCTGTTAAAAATTATT TTTTTAGTAACGATGTGTGCAGCTACTCCGCAGTGGATGGTTATCCTCCCGCTAGTCCTATTCTTTCTGGACGGGATCAGTGGCTTCAAGTTTACCCTATTACACACGAATGATATGCACTCCTGGTACGACCCCATTTCTGATAAAGATGAAAGGTGCAAAGCTGGCGAGGATGAGGGGGGTTTTTGCTATGGCGGATTTGGACGAGTGGCTGCTGT AGTTACTGCAGCTAGAAATAATGGAACTGATCCAGTTATCTACTTGAACGGTGGCGATTCCTTTCAAGGAACTGCGTGGTTTTCGGTTTATCGAGGGAAAATGGTGGCACAAATGCTAAATTTTCTTGCTCCCGATGCCATG ACCCTCGGTGTTCACGAACTTGACGATGGAACTGATGCCTTGGCCGAATTCTTGAATAACATTACTTTTCCAGTGGTCAGCAGCAATATAAACCTGATAAAAGAACCAAAACTGGCGGCGAACAATAAATTAGTGACTTCCGCAGTCATCACCAAGGGTAATCGTAAGATTGGCATAGTGGGCTATATAAGGCCGGATACCAAGGAGCGAACTCAACCAAGTAATGTGATCTTCAAACAGGAGGTGCCCGCCATCAA CACTGAAACAAAGGAACTTAAGGAACAAGGCATCGATATTATTATTGCACTGGGACATTCCGGCTACGAGAAGGATAAGGAGATAGCCAGGCGATGTCCGGACGTGGATGTCGTCGTTGGTGGTCAGTCGCACACGTTTCTCTACTCCGGAAAGGCGCCGAGCAAGGAAATTCCGGTGGGTCCCTATCCCACAATAGTGATGAAGCCCGATGGCAGGAAGGTGCCCGTTGTTCAGGCGTATGCTTATACGAAATATTTGGGAAACCTAACCCTAGAA TTCGACAATGGTGGCAATTTGCTTAGTTTCAAGGGTAGCCCCATTTTATTGGATCACCGCTTCCAGCCCAGCAGAGAGGTTCAGGATTATCTCCAACTGTACCGCCAGGTGATCGATGACATGGAGCGCCATGTGGTGGGCACCACCTCCGTGTATCTGAATGGCGATCGAAAGAGCTGCGGTTACGGCGAGTGCAATTTCGGCAACTTCATAGCAGATAGCTTTGTGTATGCCCGAGTAGTGCAAACGATGGCGGATAGAAGATCTTGGACAGATGCATCCATAGGACTCATCAATGCGGGCG CCATTAGAGCGTCGATTAACCCCGGCGAAACGGGCGCCATTACGGAGGCTGATGTGGTCACCGTGCTGCCCTTCAGTCAAGAGCTGTTTTACACGAGGATTAGTGGCAGTCAACTGATGAAGGCGCTGGAGCACTCTGCCCATATGCGGAGTAAACACATCACCAGTGCCCACTTACAGGTTTCCGGTCTTCGTCTCAAGTTTAACCACAGCTTGGCCAAGGGCGAAAGGATTACGGAAATCCGTGCCCTGTGCTCCGAGTGCCAGATTCCCCACTACGAAGCCGTTGATACGGATAGGTATTACGGTGTGGTAGTCACCTCATTTCTATTGAACGGCGGCGAGGGCTACAGCTTCATCGATCCAAAGCGACCGGAAGTGGAGAATATGACCATCCTTGATCGCATGGCAGTTATCCAGTATCTGCAGGAGCACAAGGTTGTCTATCCGGAACGCGAGGAACGCCAATCTCTGCAGCAGAGGTACATGGCCAACTCGGGCTATAACATGTATCTTAAACCCCTCGTAATACTCTGCTTTTGTACTTGTGTCATCGATCTCTCGTTTAAGTGTCTAGTCTTTCCACGGACGGATTGCGTCTCCATGGGGCATCATTATCATTAG
- the LOC26536202 gene encoding CLIP domain-containing serine protease 14D, producing the protein MKSPFVWISLCSLGFYQHGFCMFLNQPCGISLGPKIIKGTNSNYQNAQYMAGIANLTMLLCGGTIIHKDFVLTAAHCTYENNDTLFVNLGAYNINHPIDQIRVSNSMPHPEFNNINYVNDIALLKLERSVQFSIYLQAICILMDNFMANQVRQYNALGWGKTEKADHSDILQAISLNRTHPMNCYIRMGLYPDPKQICAESFGDTCSGDSGGPLITKIRIGERSFNTQLAIISFGNIGCGGVGIYTDISPYLGWIAQNIGINLGDQVKRKVNDVFLYEDCTGHAINSILTATIYGHHFNAKGVLITDRHALTIADVSRESPYTLAIELMGREFRANAFFKAPNNIGIVLIHLKNRLEIRDALKPICFLDTAKFDGSLSITGLMPHGSSNYVTNVKSLNWKMCEQRLGKKIKANQFCVKNINKQSAPQNAGTTGDLLVKEISNALGMRHIILLGLVDFSVNGVYVITSALAHAEWISGIVSQT; encoded by the exons ATGAAGTCTCCTTTTGTGTGGATTTCTTTGTGTTCATTGGGTTTTTACCAACATGGATTTTGCATGTTTTTGAATCAACCCTGTGGAATTTCCCTGGGCCCAAAAATTATAAAGGGCACCAACTCAAATTATCAAAATGCTCAGTATATGGCAGGTATTGCTAATTTAACAATGTTACTCTGCGGTGGCACGATTATTCATAAAG ACTTTGTATTAACGGCTGCTCATTGCACCTATGAAAATAATGACACGCT GTTCGTGAATCTTGGAGCGTACAACATTAATCATCCGATCGATCAGATTCGAGTTAGCAATAGTATGCCCCATCCAGAATTCAACAATATCAACTACGTTAACGATATAGCGCTGTTAAAGTTGGAGAGGAGTGTGCAATTTTCGA TTTATCTCCAAGCaatatgcattttaatggACAACTTTATGGCAAATCAAGTAAGGCAGTATAACGCGCTTGGCTggggaaaaacagaaaaagccGACCATAGCGATATTCTTCAAGCCATTTCGCTAAACCGAACGCATCCAATGAATTGTTATATTCGGATGGGTCTATATCCGGATCCGAAACAGATTTGCGCGGAAAGCTTCGGAGATACATGTAGCGGCGATTCTGGCGGTCCGTTGATAACCAAAATTAGAATCGGAGAACGGAGTTTCAACACGCAACTCGCCATCATCAGTTTTGGAAATATAGGATGCGGTGGAGTGGGTATATATACCGATATCTCGCCGTATTTGGGCTGGATTGCACAAAACATTGGAATCAATTTAGGTGACCAGGTAAAAAGGAAAGTCAACGATGTGTTCCTGTATGAGGATTGCACTGGGCATGCCATAAACTCTATTCTTACGGCAACCATTTATGGACATCATTTCAACGCAAAGGGTGTGCTGATCACCGATC gcCATGCGCTCACGATTGCAGACGTCTCTAGAGAAAGCCCCTATACCTT GGCCATTGAACTGATGGGAAGAGAATTTCGAGCTAACGCGTTTTTCAAGGCGCCCAACAACATTGGTATAGTACTGATTCACCTGAAGAATCGCTTGGAAATCAGAG ATGCCTTGAAACCGATCTGTTTTCTGGATACTGCCAAGTTCGATGGTTCTTTGAGTATCACTGGCCTAATGCCACATGGCTCAAGCAATTACGTCACTAATGTGAAGAGCCTTAATTGGAAGATGTGTGAGCAACGGTTGgggaaaaaaatcaaagccaaTCAGTTTTGTGttaaaaacattaacaaaCAAAGTGCACCTCAAAACGCTGGAACAACTGGCGACTTATTGGTAAAGGAAATCTCGAATGCTTTGGGCATGAggcatataattttattggGCTTGGTAGACTTTTCGGTTaatggcgtatacgtaataacAAGTGCTTTGGCACATGCAGAATGGATTTCGGGAATAGTAAGCCAGACATGA
- the LOC6531635 gene encoding protein 5NUC isoform X2, protein MFSAIKVLALSANLVGQLARGPCDECITKMLPGRSILVGSCCLLALLLIHPAQSNPIAPRAEVAAEFIILHNNDMHARFEQTSVTSGTCSKEEANTDQCYGGFARVAYEVRKYRKEAEEGGKPVFYLNAGDTYTGTAWFTVFKDNITSAFLNKLSPDAISLGNHEFDQNVEGLVPFLNAVEFPVLACNLNLTDVPELAATKQLANSTIIEKNGVKIGVIGYLTPDTKVLAFRNKVEYEEEIVSINAEAEKLKAQGINIIIALGHSGYQKDQEIAKNCPEVDIVIGGHSHTFLDASQPVADPTDSDPEAVRGPYPTTVVQASGKKVPVVQAYAYTKYLGKIHVQFDAEGNLIEFDGAPILLNASIAQEQDLLDLLDEYRPKLEELENMILGYTKVFLEGGNICRMRECNLGNLVTDAMIYSRVLENKGGEFWTDTAIAFMQGGGIRSSIDKKADGVINGATLLAVLPFENNLYVTRILGSTLLAALEHSAAVRLQDSNGGFLQMSGVRAVYNYNNEQGKRVVSAQALCASCSVPTYKSINETALYQVIVPQFLLEGGDGYTLTEESNPYSESMQRNDLNATMEYLKQRHFVYPEIEERIVIHEKVDTGSASGIVASISLLLLSSLLTRFI, encoded by the exons ATGTTTTCGGCTATAAAGGTTCTCGCACTCTCAGCCAATTTGGTGGGTCAGTTAGCCCGCGGACCGTGCGACGAGTGCAT CACCAAAATGTTACCTGGCCGGAGTATCCTTGTCGGATCATGCTGCCTACTGGCCCTACTACTGATTCATCCGGCGCAGTCGAATCCCATTGCTCCCCGGGCGGAAGTGGCAGCCGAGTTCATCATTCTGCACAACAATGACATGCACGCTCGATTCGAGCAGACGAGTGTGACCAGTGGCACCTGCTCCAAGGAGGAAGCCAACACGGATCAGTGCTACGGAGGATTCGCCAGGGTGGCCTACGA GGTGCGAAAGTATCGcaaggaggcggaggagggtGGAAAACCGGTGTTTTATCTCAATGCAGGTGACACCTACACCGGAACGGCTTGGTTCACCGTCTTCAAGGACAATATCACCAGTGCTTTCCTCAACAAGCTATCGCCAGATGCTATT TCCCTGGGCAACCATGAGTTCGACCAGAATGTTGAGGGTTTGGTGCCCTTCCTCAACGCCGTGGAATTTCCCGTTCTGGCCTGTAATCTGAACCTCACCGATGTACCCGAATTGGCGGCTACCAAGCAGCTGGCCAACTCCACGATCATCGAGAAGAATGGGGTGAAGATTGGCGTGATTGGTTACCTTACGCCCGACACCAAGGTGCTTGCCTTCCGGAATAAAGTGGAGTACGAGGAGGAGATCGTGTCCATCAA TGCGGAGGCCGAAAAGCTGAAGGCTCAGGGCATCAATATCATCATCGCCCTGGGTCACTCTGGTTACCAAAAGGATCAGGAGATAGCCAAGAACTGCCCGGAGGTGGACATAGTCATTGGTGGTCACTCGCACACCTTCTTGGATGCCAGTCAGCCGGTGGCCGATCCCACTGACTCAGATCCGGAGGCGGTTCGAGGTCCCTATCCCACCACAGTGGTGCAGGCCAGCGGCAAGAAAGTTCCAGTGGTGCAGGCATATGCGTATACCAAGTACCTCGGAAAGATTCATGTTCAG TTCGATGCCGAGGGCAATCTGATCGAGTTTGACGGTGCTCCCATTTTGCTGAATGCCTCCATAGCTCAGGAGCAGGATCTCCTCGATTTGCTGGACGAATACCGTCCCAagttggaggagctggagaacATGATCCTGGGCTACACTAAGGTGTTTCTCGAGGGCGGCAACATTTGCCGGATGAGGGAGTGCAACCTTGGAAACCTGGTGACGGATGCCATGATCTACAGTCGCGTATTGGAGAACAAGGGCGGTGAATTCTGGACGGATACTGCGATTGCCTTTATGCAGGGAGGAG GAATCCGTTCCTCCATCGATAAGAAGGCAGATGGTGTCATCAATGGGGCCACCCTCCTGGCCGTGCTTCCTTTCGAGAATAATCTGTACGTAACCAGGATCCTAGGAAGCACCCTATTGGCGGCCCTGGAGCACTCGGCCGCTGTGCGGCTGCAGGACTCAAATGGTGGATTCCTGCAGATGTCCGGAGTGCGTGCGGTgtacaactacaacaacgaGCAGGGAAAGAGGGTGGTTTCCGCCCAAGCCCTATGCGCCAGTTGCTCCGTGCCCACGTACAAGAGCATCAATGAGACGGCACTGTACCAGGTGATTGTGCCGCAGTTCCTCCTTGAAGGCGGCGATGGATACACTCTGACCGAGGAGTCAAATCCGTACTCCGAGAGCATGCAGCGGAATGATCTGAATGCCACCATGGAGTACCTGAAGCAGCGCCATTTCGTGTATCCCGAGATCGAGGAGCGAATTGTGATCCACGAGAAGGTTGACACCGGATCGGCGTCTGGTATTGTGGCCTCCAtctcgttgctgctgctctcctCCCTGCTAACTAGATTCATCTAG
- the LOC6531635 gene encoding protein 5NUC isoform X1: MLPGRSILVGSCCLLALLLIHPAQSNPIAPRAEVAAEFIILHNNDMHARFEQTSVTSGTCSKEEANTDQCYGGFARVAYEVRKYRKEAEEGGKPVFYLNAGDTYTGTAWFTVFKDNITSAFLNKLSPDAISLGNHEFDQNVEGLVPFLNAVEFPVLACNLNLTDVPELAATKQLANSTIIEKNGVKIGVIGYLTPDTKVLAFRNKVEYEEEIVSINAEAEKLKAQGINIIIALGHSGYQKDQEIAKNCPEVDIVIGGHSHTFLDASQPVADPTDSDPEAVRGPYPTTVVQASGKKVPVVQAYAYTKYLGKIHVQFDAEGNLIEFDGAPILLNASIAQEQDLLDLLDEYRPKLEELENMILGYTKVFLEGGNICRMRECNLGNLVTDAMIYSRVLENKGGEFWTDTAIAFMQGGGIRSSIDKKADGVINGATLLAVLPFENNLYVTRILGSTLLAALEHSAAVRLQDSNGGFLQMSGVRAVYNYNNEQGKRVVSAQALCASCSVPTYKSINETALYQVIVPQFLLEGGDGYTLTEESNPYSESMQRNDLNATMEYLKQRHFVYPEIEERIVIHEKVDTGSASGIVASISLLLLSSLLTRFI, encoded by the exons ATGTTACCTGGCCGGAGTATCCTTGTCGGATCATGCTGCCTACTGGCCCTACTACTGATTCATCCGGCGCAGTCGAATCCCATTGCTCCCCGGGCGGAAGTGGCAGCCGAGTTCATCATTCTGCACAACAATGACATGCACGCTCGATTCGAGCAGACGAGTGTGACCAGTGGCACCTGCTCCAAGGAGGAAGCCAACACGGATCAGTGCTACGGAGGATTCGCCAGGGTGGCCTACGA GGTGCGAAAGTATCGcaaggaggcggaggagggtGGAAAACCGGTGTTTTATCTCAATGCAGGTGACACCTACACCGGAACGGCTTGGTTCACCGTCTTCAAGGACAATATCACCAGTGCTTTCCTCAACAAGCTATCGCCAGATGCTATT TCCCTGGGCAACCATGAGTTCGACCAGAATGTTGAGGGTTTGGTGCCCTTCCTCAACGCCGTGGAATTTCCCGTTCTGGCCTGTAATCTGAACCTCACCGATGTACCCGAATTGGCGGCTACCAAGCAGCTGGCCAACTCCACGATCATCGAGAAGAATGGGGTGAAGATTGGCGTGATTGGTTACCTTACGCCCGACACCAAGGTGCTTGCCTTCCGGAATAAAGTGGAGTACGAGGAGGAGATCGTGTCCATCAA TGCGGAGGCCGAAAAGCTGAAGGCTCAGGGCATCAATATCATCATCGCCCTGGGTCACTCTGGTTACCAAAAGGATCAGGAGATAGCCAAGAACTGCCCGGAGGTGGACATAGTCATTGGTGGTCACTCGCACACCTTCTTGGATGCCAGTCAGCCGGTGGCCGATCCCACTGACTCAGATCCGGAGGCGGTTCGAGGTCCCTATCCCACCACAGTGGTGCAGGCCAGCGGCAAGAAAGTTCCAGTGGTGCAGGCATATGCGTATACCAAGTACCTCGGAAAGATTCATGTTCAG TTCGATGCCGAGGGCAATCTGATCGAGTTTGACGGTGCTCCCATTTTGCTGAATGCCTCCATAGCTCAGGAGCAGGATCTCCTCGATTTGCTGGACGAATACCGTCCCAagttggaggagctggagaacATGATCCTGGGCTACACTAAGGTGTTTCTCGAGGGCGGCAACATTTGCCGGATGAGGGAGTGCAACCTTGGAAACCTGGTGACGGATGCCATGATCTACAGTCGCGTATTGGAGAACAAGGGCGGTGAATTCTGGACGGATACTGCGATTGCCTTTATGCAGGGAGGAG GAATCCGTTCCTCCATCGATAAGAAGGCAGATGGTGTCATCAATGGGGCCACCCTCCTGGCCGTGCTTCCTTTCGAGAATAATCTGTACGTAACCAGGATCCTAGGAAGCACCCTATTGGCGGCCCTGGAGCACTCGGCCGCTGTGCGGCTGCAGGACTCAAATGGTGGATTCCTGCAGATGTCCGGAGTGCGTGCGGTgtacaactacaacaacgaGCAGGGAAAGAGGGTGGTTTCCGCCCAAGCCCTATGCGCCAGTTGCTCCGTGCCCACGTACAAGAGCATCAATGAGACGGCACTGTACCAGGTGATTGTGCCGCAGTTCCTCCTTGAAGGCGGCGATGGATACACTCTGACCGAGGAGTCAAATCCGTACTCCGAGAGCATGCAGCGGAATGATCTGAATGCCACCATGGAGTACCTGAAGCAGCGCCATTTCGTGTATCCCGAGATCGAGGAGCGAATTGTGATCCACGAGAAGGTTGACACCGGATCGGCGTCTGGTATTGTGGCCTCCAtctcgttgctgctgctctcctCCCTGCTAACTAGATTCATCTAG